The Raphanus sativus cultivar WK10039 chromosome 2, ASM80110v3, whole genome shotgun sequence DNA segment AACTTCACCATAGATGTTTTCCAAGTTCTCTACCGCAACATACTCTCCTTGTGAGAGTTTAAAGATATTCTTCTTCCTGTCAATTATCTTCATGCTTCCATTTGGTTGCCATTCACCAACATCACCTGATGTTATGGCGAGATGCCGAGTGTCAGAAGAATTCACCGGATTACAAAAGCCCATATTGTAACTAGTTCCTTATAACTCTATAATAATTTTGTTCCTTTTTTAGATAAAGAGATAAACCTGTGTGCAGCCATCCATCAATAAGAACCTCTTTTGTGAGGTCTTCACGTTTGTAGTATCCAGAGAAAAGGGTCTTTCCCCTAATGCAGATTTCACCACGTGGAGTACTTGCAAGAGCATCATATTCCATCTCGGGTACAGATTCAAGGCGGATATCAACGTTTGGCACTGGTGGTCCAACTGTCCCGAGCATGTCCAGTCGGTCCGGCAGCGAGACGAAAGTTCCAGCACAGCTCTCAGTTAGACCTAGAAAGGAACAATCATACAACGGGAAAGAAGTCAAATCTACATTCTCTGCTGATATGGGATCAATACATTCCAGTACAGATTTTGTTATCCTAACCTCCCTTGATCCCCTCTACACTGAATTAGTAAGTATATTAGAGTTGAATCAATTGCATCAACCCAAGGAGAAACCTTAAAGGTACGATAAAACGTTTACAACCAAACACTTATTTTGGTCAAAGTTGATTCATTACTCTACCACCAGTCATCCGACATCAACATTCACAAACCAACTTTGGTAGTTTATGCAGTTCATTTAGATCTAAAGATTCAATTTTGGGAATGGGTACCATATCCTTGAAGAACATGACAGCAAGCCACCACTCTTAGAAATGACTCTACGTGACTAGCGAGAGGAGCAGCTCCCGATAGAATGATCCTCACATTGCCTCCGAGCCCTTGTTTAACCTTGAGTGAGAAAACAATGGCATAAATTTGCTATAAAGTTTCATAACAAAGAGTGATAGTTTCTCCAGATATTTTTCTAGTGAGTTTAGTTAAATAAAGAACTTTACTACCTTGCTGAATACAAGTTTGTCACATAATGGAGAGGCCTCTACATGAGACTGGCCTTTCTTCATATGTCCATATTTACTGATGATGTTTTGAATATGTTAGATTTAATAGCTTAAAAGACTAGTGGAACAGATAAGTAAAGTGAAGTCTGACTTACAAGGAAAATGCAGAATCaaacataaactttttgaaGAATCCGCCAGCAGCAAGCTTCTGCTGAAGACCTGTTGAATATAATAGGTCGACGTATTAAAACACGGAAAATTTCAAAGAGAAGAAACAATGTAACTAATGgaatcaaaatcaaatccaCGGCTCGaagaaaaattaagttttatataataaaaaatgagaCAACCACCAAAGAAGAAAGACCGAAAGCTTATCAGACATATTTTTGTCGAATTAATAATAGTATTCCTTGCATTCGATATATCTCATCACAGCTTGTAATAGGTTCATTCAAGAGTGTTTAGTGGTACAAATGTAGTTGTTTGAGATAAGTAAATGATACTAGAGCACAATTAAATCAAGCGAGGAATTGAGTATACATAGGTATTAGGCATTTCAAACATCTTACCTGAGTAAACTCTATCTAGGACACGAGGTACAGCGCAAAAAATAGTTGGTTTAAGCTCGCCAAGGTCTTCTATCAACAACTTGACATCCTGTGGAGACAACAACCCAGAGAAGGTTAAAGTAAATTTTTCAAAACTGGTTTACATAATAAGCTTTGAGCTGCTGTACTGACCCCACGCCAGAAGCCAATTGCAGCACCATGTTGGATAAAACACTCCTCGATAACTCGGTCAAAGATGTGGGCAAGGGGAAGATAAGAAAGGTACACATCTTTCACAGTCAACTGTTGATTGAAaagccaaaaagaaaattgattaAAGCCAGAGCCAATTGACAAAAGAAACTTGAAGATGTTAGTGTCTTTGTGAATCATGATAAATGCATGAAAGCAAGAAGGAAACTCACGGCTTCGTTAGCGCTTTTCAGTAGACGGATCACTCCAGCGATAAGGGTAACAATGCTTTCGTTCGATATCATCACTCCCTTTGGATCACCAGTGGTTCCACTAGTATACATAATCGTGCAAATGTCACTCTTCTTTTTGATGGGAAGATCATATTGCTTTCCTTCGCCCTGGAAGAGATATTCGCAGTAGAAAGTGAAAACATGGTAACCATAATTGTTAGACACTCACCACTGGAGAGATAAATCACAGATTcaatatgttttagaaaaagtaCACGACAAGTCTCATACCAGTTTCAAAAATTCATCCCAAGCATATATAACCAACCCAAAAGTTTCAGCTGCTTCCTTTTGTTCACTTGTGACACCACCAAAGCTCACAACGGCTGTATTTATAATCAAGCACAACTGATCATTAGCAACACATGTTGAATGCCAAAAGGGAAGGAAACACAAATAAGAATAACTCACTCTTCATGTACTCTGTCGCGTTTGGGCATGTCTTAAATAACTAATagtcaaaagaagaagaaaaaaaaaaggaatgatGAGAAATCGATACATAATAAATCTAAACAAGGAAGATACAATTCATACTGTACCTCAGAgatcttcttctcctccacaAAGACAATTGAAACCTCAGAATGGGTAATAATGAATTCCACAGCACCAGCACCTAGTGTATCGTACAAAGGGACACAATACAGTCCATGTGCGTTACATGCCTGCATCAAAAAAAAGTCCACTGTCAGTCCTCTAACAAAGCACAGTCCATTTTAGTACAATGATCCAGCCGCAAGATTACCTCCATGCTTATGATCCACTCAGGAGAATTAGCACCATAGATACCACATTTAGCTTGCTAAACTCCCCACAAATCAGAAAACACAAGATTTTaagtaactaaaaaaaaaaacatccagGAGATAACAAAAGAAAGGTTGAGATTAGATTAAGATGTTAACCTCCTCAACTCCACAACTTCGGAGAGAGTTTCCCAGCTTTATAACAATGTCGTACACTTCTTGGTACGTTTGCCATACATACTTCCCCGGCTGAACACAATAAAACAACACACAAGTGAATACATCTATAAATAAGTCtataaatgaaaatacaaaaaaaaaaaccgtaaACAAACACCTTTCCGTCAACAATCTCACGGCGGCCAAGCATCGGATTCTCTGGATACTTCTCAACAGCCATCCTGCAAACAACAAGAAGGATCATGTCAAACCAAATAATACCACACTAAACCAAACGCATGCAAGTCCAAATCAACAAGGCATAAAACATTTTTAGCTCTTAAGATCGACCTCAACTACTAAACATAGATCTAGTAATCATCAAGGCCATACAAACAGTAGATAGAAAACTATACGAATCTGACTACTCgagaatttcaaaaaaaaaatcgaagtCAGAACAGTTTCCACGATCAGTCAACCGTCAACGATTTAGATTCACAGATCACCCGATAAACACTTAGACTCATGCAAAACAAACTCACCGGAAAACATCCCAGCAGCTATCCATTCCTTCGATCGGCTCCGGGAAGCCGTCCTTGGCGAAGAAACTTCTGTACACAGGTCCAACGGATGGTCTTCCATCGCTACCTTCTTTGCCTTCCTCCACTTGGAATATGTATTTCTccggctgctgctgctgcgacATGATCGATCTCTGAATAGAAGAAGACTAGAGAACTTTCTCTCTGCTATTTGTAAACGGAGAGTTGAATTTGAGGTAGGGACCACGCGGCTTTTCGGATGGgagttatataataaaagaacCTACTGCGATTTTGATTGGTTGCTCTTCACTGACCATACGGTGTCAAATGGTCAGCAAATCCTTTAGTCAAAACTCTTAATGGGCTACGTCTCTTCCTATTAAGCCCATTACGGAACGGAGATGGTGCCGTTCATATGTATTCATTGTTAGCGTAGCAAAAGAGTTATATAATCTAATgaaatttaattgatttaacaagcttttaagagaaaataaacatttataaccattttctttgattttgatCTATAAATAGGCAGTTTTTCAAAGTCCTACTAAATCTGATTTTTTAGAAAAGTACAACTTCAAAAAGTTTATTAGATTAAAGTCTGAGGTAAAAATCAAAAGTTAATACCATCATCTTTAGACTTAATATTcacttttgaaaataataaatattttaaccatATCAGGAAATTTTGTTAACTAATTTCAAGTATTATCTGCAAAACTAGAATAATATCCACAAAAggttgtaaaatatttttttaaaaattacgcTATAAGACATTTTATGATTTTCTTATTTCACTATAAACCATATTTCACATGAAGCATATTTTTCTAGTGTTTTTGACCGTTGCATCCTATAACACATCTCTCTATATCTTATCTTTTCATAacttttataaactcttattttACTTTTTCGTTTCACATTCTATCAACCCTAGTTCGACTAAATATCTTCTGTTCCCGAAAGATTCATGTTTCTTAATTCATATTTAAAGATATTGAAATCTAAAACAAATTCACCTTTGTCTTTAAATCTCTTTCTCCTAATATACTTTTTCATATGCCATGAAAACATCAATTCCGATGATGGTTTCTCTTCCATCATCGTTGAGAGAAGAAAGAGTAAACATATATCAAAGCGAGAGGTTGAGTCTGCCAATCCTTAATTACTTCAAGAAACTGCGTTCTAAAGATTGGAAACCGCTTGTTAGAAACCAGGCTCTGGATTGGattctaaatgtttatttttttcttgaatctGGTTTGGTCTATGTTGAGACTTCATTTTCTGATCAGTTGATATATCATTGAtgtttgtattaaaaaaaagcTTCTCATATTTAAATGGAATCTTAATATTAGTTGAATGGAGAATTGagcaaaataaaagtaaaaaagaaaaaggatggAGGGAAAATGCAAATGTGGATAAATGGCGGGAAAAGGACGATAAAGTCCCTGGGGTTATATAACAACACTTTCAAGTCGCTAGATCCTCAGTTATAGCCCAAAAGCACTCCTTGTGCTCAGCTTCACACCGTAATTTCTCCCACCAATCTCTTTATCTCTCTCGCTCTCCCTCTGATTTCGATTGCTCTCGTTttgtaaaaggaaaaaaaaaaagaaaattattctGAAACTCTATTAGTAAGCAATTGATGTTCATGCGAAGAAGAATCTagggttttcaaaattttcagaaaaaaataaatttagggATTCTCTCGTTG contains these protein-coding regions:
- the LOC108842024 gene encoding long chain acyl-CoA synthetase 4 yields the protein MSQQQQPEKYIFQVEEGKEGSDGRPSVGPVYRSFFAKDGFPEPIEGMDSCWDVFRMAVEKYPENPMLGRREIVDGKPGKYVWQTYQEVYDIVIKLGNSLRSCGVEEQAKCGIYGANSPEWIISMEACNAHGLYCVPLYDTLGAGAVEFIITHSEVSIVFVEEKKISELFKTCPNATEYMKTVVSFGGVTSEQKEAAETFGLVIYAWDEFLKLGEGKQYDLPIKKKSDICTIMYTSGTTGDPKGVMISNESIVTLIAGVIRLLKSANEALTVKDVYLSYLPLAHIFDRVIEECFIQHGAAIGFWRGDVKLLIEDLGELKPTIFCAVPRVLDRVYSGLQQKLAAGGFFKKFMFDSAFSFKYGHMKKGQSHVEASPLCDKLVFSKVKQGLGGNVRIILSGAAPLASHVESFLRVVACCHVLQGYGLTESCAGTFVSLPDRLDMLGTVGPPVPNVDIRLESVPEMEYDALASTPRGEICIRGKTLFSGYYKREDLTKEVLIDGWLHTGDVGEWQPNGSMKIIDRKKNIFKLSQGEYVAVENLENIYGEVQAVDSVWVYGNSFESFLVAVANPNQHILEKWAAENGVSGDYNALCQNAKAKEFILGELVKMGKEKKMKGFEIIKAVHLDPVPFDMERDLLTPTYKKKRPQLLKHFQSVIDEMYKTTNESLASRK